The stretch of DNA CTCCTCCTCCCCCGGCGCCTGGAACGACCCATTATCATCGgcagccgccgccgtcgaggcCCACTTCGAGGCGCACTGGTCCGCCCTCGACTCGGCCGCCCGCCAGGACCCCGCCCAGGTCATCTGCGCCGGAGATTGGCGGTCGCCCCTGGAGCTCCCCTTCCTCTGGCTCGGCGACTTCCACCCCTCCCTCCTCACCTCCCTTCTCCGATCGCTGTCGCCTTCGCCGCGGCTCCTCGCCTCCGCCGACCGCGTCGACCGCCGAATCCGCACCGCCGTCCCCGTCCTCTCCGACCGCCTCCGCCACGCCCAGGAGGTCTTCACCTCCGCGGAGGTGGCTGGCGGGGCCGACCTGGAGGCGTTCTTGGAGGAGCTCAAGGCCGTCGCCCTCGAGGCTAATCGGCTCCGTCGGGGCGTTCTTTCGGATCTCGTTGCTGCCGCCGGTGGGCACCAGGCGGCGCTCTTCCTCGAAGCTCTGTCGCGCTTCGTGCTCTCCATGCACGACCCGGAGGTGCTCCGCCGCTTCGACCATTGTCGCCCCTCGCCTGGTAGTTAGCCCCTCTTCTTGGCTCGCTAGTTTATATTCTGTTTCTTGAGTTCTTTGGGTTGTGCAAATCTTGGTTTCTGGGAGGAATTGATACTAATGAAGCTTCATGTAAAAAAATTGAGACAACgttaatagtactccctctgtaaactaatataagagtgtttagatcactaaaatagtaatctaaacgctttagtttacggagggagtatgtacgAAGGGTTAATGCCAAGAAAAAAAATGGCGTTCTTCTGTATGTTTGGCTGTGATTCTTCTTCTCTGTAACAGAAATGTTGGACCTTGGAGTATTTGCTAAGATGTGCGAGGAAAAGTCTGGAATGTCTTGTGAGTTGTTTTTAAGGCGTCCTGCCTTGGACGCTTAGGCGATAAGGCGCCCGGGCAGCGCCTTACAAATATGCCCGCCTTAGGTGCTTAGGCGTCTGCCTTAGGCGCTTAGGCGTCGCCTAGGCGCTAGAGCGGGTGGTGCTCGCCTTAGGtcgccttaccgccttaaaaacaaTGTTGTGACTGAAGTTGTTTAGTGTATTGCATTAGGAGTCTTAATCCTCTTGCAAACTATCTCTTGAAGTTATGGATGGATTGAATAGGATTGATGAAATGTTAGCAGCAGgggaattatattttcatgaacatTGAAGAGATAATCTATGCTGTTTGTTTCATCTTCTTTTGATGTTTAGCTGAATATTGTTTGTCATTTAGTTCTTTTCAGATTAGAAAAGTTGGCAAAAATTGCATGTCCTGCTCTTTATCCTCTAAAAAATATTTGTTGTTACATAACAATGCCGGTATTATTGTGTTGTTCACATTGTGTGCACATGTATCATTGTTACCGTGTATATTGCTTGTGTCTATCTTTTTGGTGATAAAATAGTTGGTTTTTGCAAAACCGATAGTAATTTGCCCATCAAATAGTTTGCTGAAAATTAACAGACTTTTACATCAGATTGCTTTCCTGTGAATTTTTTACCTGAGATTTTCTCTGCCCTCACGAGTCATAACTAGCATCTTGGTGTCTGAAAATGAGGTGTGACACACACTGTTTAGTTTCTTTTCCAATGTTTAGTCAGTAATTGGTTAGCAAATGTAAATCTCTGACAGTATTGTTTACTCAATGACTCCTAAGGTTCACTTGCATTATGCTAGCCTCTGTGCTTTTTTTTACCTGGTTATATACTTAAATTATGCTAGACGAACACTGTAGGAAGATGGCAACTCGTTATGTTTTAGGCAGCAGTGCCACTAAGTTTAATCTGCAACGGTCATAAATCTTTGAATGTTGTTCCTGCGAGTAATGAAGTCAGGAAACAATCATGCACCAATTATTGGACGAAATTGTGTAAGGGCATTGCGCCATTGCCCCAACTCAATAAATTTGCATCTAAAGGCATGTGACTGGTCTGAACTTCATTGTTTCAATGTATTTAGCGTGGTGTTGGGCTTGAACAAATATTTATGCCTCTAATGGCCGAGACCCTAACTGGATTGATTATTACTTGGACGAAGGGAAGGTAAAGAAAAACAATCTGATTCTCAGGTAATCTTGACCATTTGCTAATATTGCCAGTCAGAATCAGCACTTGGTGAATTGGTTGGTTTAATGACTTAATTTGAATGCTCCCGTGTACTATATCAAATATGACTCAGCCTAGTCTAACTTTGTAACTACAGTTTATATTGCATTCAAAGCTTTGGAGAGAAAAGGAACGTCCTGTAAAGAATAGCTTTACTAGAATCTTGTGAAGATCGGCTGAACTACATGATGTCCTTAACTATTGTCAGTTGTCACGCTGTTCTGCCAAAAACGGTTAAAGGGTGCCATTAAGATTTTAGTATTTCTTCAACTTTTGCTAGTTTTATTTGGTACATAAGATTTTACTGCACTGATTTTTTACAAATCATTTGCTATgtttttcttgataaacaaatcttTTGGCATTCTTCAAGTCCAAACCTCCATAGGTTTACATCAGATTATGATGGGCGGTGTACTTGTAAATTTGACGGTAACAAGGGTTTGGCCCCTTTGTTGTTAAGGTCAAGGTTGTCTAGGTCGATAAGAGATTGGAGACTAGATGAACGTGAACCCGAAGCCACTTAATTGCTAGGTCGCCAAGAAGGCAAGAGAATACTTGGAAACCTATTTGATAATATCAATGGTTATTAGGTACGCATACAAAATATAGTTGTAAGTGCACTTCTCACTTGAATGCATAGCACCAGTTACTTTCCAACCACATAACGAAATGTCTGATCCAGCACAAACTGTAATCAGTCATAATTTTGCTATGCTGTGGGAATATATCCACATCAATCACCTTCCCTTGGAAATTGTATCTTTTATATCAGCTGGAAGGCAGTTAACCACTGGATACGATTCAGCAGTTTGCATTGTTTCTTTAGATATGCACCAAAGACTAAACTTATGCTTGTATAAATTCAACTGTTGGGGATAGTTACTGGATGTATTTTACATGCGTAGATTCTTCAAAGTCTCCTTGACCAATATTATACTTCTATTCTTGTTTGAACTTCTTATGTTTGTACTCTTGCTGTTTGGTACTACCTCTGGAACTTAATGTAAGACGCTTTTGCAATtcttgaactgcaaaaacgtcttacattaagtTACAGGAGTACAAAATTACTTCATTAGCTTGGATAACTATTTCCGAAGAAACTAGACCAGGTACAGCGTGTAGAACTTTGCTCGGACACACCAATCAGAACAAAAATCTGAGCTAGTTCCAAAGCAACAGGAAGTCCTGGCTATGTACATAAAGAAACTCAGGATGATATTTATTTTTGTGGTCTAAAGAACAGTACCTTTACAGTGTTTCCATGTGAGGATATAGCACTGTTGGGTTGCATAATGCTCTCCAAAAATGCTCCCTAGATCCAAATGTTTGCATAGCAGATCCACTATGTTTGCATGGCTCTCTTGACTCTTGAGCAATGATGCCCTCAGGTTTCTTCTTGTTTCCTGTTTGGCAGTTGTACTTCTAGACTACTATAACAGATCTCTCAGAAGTCATGTCCATATTATTCTCTTCTGCTTTAACCTCGAGAAAAAGGTGAAGATTTATTGATAGAACAATGAGTGCACGTTGTTTTCCCTTGCTATAGCCTGACAAAA from Triticum dicoccoides isolate Atlit2015 ecotype Zavitan chromosome 6A, WEW_v2.0, whole genome shotgun sequence encodes:
- the LOC119317354 gene encoding protein INAPERTURATE POLLEN 1 homolog, which encodes MPRPPPPGRGAPGARRPMRDFFAAWLATLRSPLLPLLRRALSSSPGAWNDPLSSAAAAVEAHFEAHWSALDSAARQDPAQVICAGDWRSPLELPFLWLGDFHPSLLTSLLRSLSPSPRLLASADRVDRRIRTAVPVLSDRLRHAQEVFTSAEVAGGADLEAFLEELKAVALEANRLRRGVLSDLVAAAGGHQAALFLEALSRFVLSMHDPEVLRRFDHCRPSPGIFGRHEAR